A genomic window from Caballeronia sp. SBC1 includes:
- a CDS encoding MerR family DNA-binding transcriptional regulator, with product MTDTRYTITDLAREFEITPRAIRFYENQGLLAPAREGTNGVRRVYSARDRTRLKLTLRGKRLGFTLLEVSRLLDLYDSPTGTVAQLHAFLDTIAAHRSVLERQLDDLNATLAELAAYEAQGRALLSANAEKRMRRAGAPAAKEKGAKVP from the coding sequence ATGACAGACACGCGTTACACAATCACCGACCTGGCCCGCGAATTCGAGATCACGCCGCGCGCGATTCGCTTCTATGAGAATCAGGGTTTGCTCGCGCCGGCGCGCGAAGGCACGAACGGCGTGCGTCGCGTATATTCGGCGCGCGACCGCACGCGGCTCAAGCTGACGCTGCGCGGCAAGCGGCTCGGGTTCACGTTGCTGGAGGTGAGCAGGCTGCTCGATCTCTACGATTCGCCGACCGGGACGGTCGCCCAGTTACACGCGTTCCTGGACACCATCGCGGCGCATCGCTCGGTGCTGGAGCGGCAACTGGACGACCTGAACGCAACGCTCGCCGAGCTCGCCGCGTATGAAGCGCAAGGGCGTGCGCTGCTTTCAGCGAACGCTGAAAAGCGCATGCGTAGGGCTGGAGCACCGGCCGCCAAGGAGAAAGGCGCGAAGGTGCCTTGA
- a CDS encoding MBL fold metallo-hydrolase produces the protein MNPLEQQLDYVFADRLPESGYSMEVTPGVFWVRMPLPFALDHINLWVMRDEIDGVAGWTIIDCGISDETIRANWERTFDTLLDGLPVLRVLVTHCHPDHLGLADWICNGGEKKRWDPVRLWMSLGEYAMGRVMSAGDGSDAGGERAARHFARHGMTDPASLEALRKRDTYYPKLVPSIPSVYRRLRDGDKVKIGGRDWEVVTGFGHSPEHCAFFCAQTKVLISGDMVLPRISTNVSVFAIEPEGNPLALFLGSLGRYESLPADTLVLPSHGKPFRGMHTRIGQLRDHHAARLQEVREACALKPQSAADIVPLMFKRPLDVHQMTFALGEALAHLHLLWLEGELVRTHDEDGVIRFH, from the coding sequence ATGAACCCGCTCGAACAGCAACTCGATTACGTTTTCGCAGACCGTCTTCCTGAAAGCGGCTACTCGATGGAAGTCACGCCCGGCGTGTTCTGGGTGCGCATGCCGTTGCCGTTCGCGCTCGACCACATCAACCTGTGGGTCATGCGCGACGAGATTGACGGCGTGGCGGGGTGGACCATTATCGATTGCGGTATTTCAGACGAAACGATCCGGGCGAACTGGGAGCGCACGTTCGACACGCTACTCGACGGCCTGCCTGTGTTGCGCGTGCTCGTCACGCATTGCCACCCGGACCACCTCGGCCTTGCGGACTGGATCTGCAATGGCGGCGAGAAGAAACGATGGGATCCGGTCAGGCTCTGGATGTCGCTTGGCGAGTACGCCATGGGCCGCGTAATGTCCGCGGGCGACGGCTCCGACGCGGGCGGCGAACGTGCGGCGCGGCACTTTGCGCGGCACGGGATGACGGACCCGGCGTCGCTTGAAGCGCTGCGCAAGCGCGATACGTATTACCCGAAGCTCGTGCCGTCCATTCCGTCGGTTTATCGTCGTCTGCGCGATGGCGATAAGGTCAAGATAGGTGGCCGTGATTGGGAAGTGGTGACAGGGTTTGGTCATTCCCCTGAACATTGCGCGTTCTTCTGCGCTCAGACAAAGGTGCTGATTTCCGGCGATATGGTGCTGCCGCGCATCTCGACCAACGTCTCGGTGTTCGCTATTGAACCGGAGGGGAATCCGCTCGCGCTGTTCCTGGGTTCGCTGGGCCGCTACGAGTCCCTTCCCGCCGATACCCTCGTGCTCCCTTCGCATGGCAAGCCGTTTCGCGGCATGCATACGCGCATCGGGCAGCTTCGGGATCATCACGCGGCGCGTTTGCAGGAAGTGCGCGAGGCCTGCGCGCTCAAGCCGCAAAGTGCCGCTGACATTGTGCCGCTCATGTTCAAGCGCCCACTCGATGTACACCAGATGACGTTCGCGCTCGGCGAAGCGCTGGCGCATTTGCACTTGCTCTGGCTGGAAGGCGAACTCGTGCGTACCCATGACGAAGACGGCGTGATCCGTTTTCACTGA
- a CDS encoding ABC transporter substrate-binding protein yields the protein MRFRMLAAAVLAITPVLAIAKPLTVCTESSPDGFDVVQFNSLVTTNASADVIFNTLVSYDEVAKKVTPALAEKWDVSPDGLTYTFHLRPNVAFQTTDYFTPSRKLNADDVVFSFDRMLSDSNPWHKVAGASGFPHAQSMGLVKLIKSVSKVDDNTVKFELNTPNATFVPILTMGFASIYSAEYADQLLKAGKETDLNAKPIGTGPFVLKSYTKDAVIRYDVNPTYWGPKPKVDRLIYAITPDASVRAQKIKAGECQIALSPKPQDVLDAKKDSSMKVVETPAFMTAFVALNTQKKPLDNPKVRQALNVAFDRTTYLKTVFENTATPAVNPYPPNTWSYDKQITAYPYSVNRAKKLLADAGFPNGFDTTIWVRPNGSVLNPNPKVGAELLQADLAKIGVKAQVKVIEWGELIKEAKQGQHDMLFMGWAGDNGDPDNYLSPLFSCAAVRSGINFARFCDPTLDRLIDEGKATADTSQRTKAYTEAQQIIHDQALWIPLGYPTAAALTRSNVSGYRVSPFGRQNFSNVEVQ from the coding sequence ATGCGCTTCAGAATGCTCGCAGCTGCTGTACTGGCCATCACGCCGGTGCTCGCGATCGCGAAACCGCTCACTGTGTGCACCGAGTCGAGCCCGGATGGCTTCGACGTCGTGCAATTCAATTCGCTGGTGACGACCAACGCATCGGCGGATGTGATCTTCAACACGCTCGTCTCCTACGATGAAGTCGCGAAAAAGGTCACGCCCGCGCTCGCCGAGAAATGGGACGTGAGCCCCGACGGCCTCACCTACACGTTTCATCTGCGGCCGAACGTGGCGTTCCAGACCACGGACTACTTCACGCCATCGAGAAAACTGAACGCCGACGACGTGGTGTTCTCCTTCGACCGCATGCTCTCCGACAGCAATCCGTGGCACAAGGTGGCGGGCGCGAGTGGCTTCCCGCACGCGCAGTCCATGGGCTTAGTCAAGCTGATCAAGTCCGTATCCAAAGTCGATGACAACACCGTCAAGTTCGAGCTCAACACGCCGAACGCGACCTTCGTGCCCATCCTGACCATGGGATTTGCATCGATCTATTCGGCCGAATACGCCGACCAGTTGCTCAAGGCGGGCAAGGAAACCGACCTGAACGCGAAACCGATCGGCACCGGTCCGTTCGTGCTGAAGAGCTATACGAAAGACGCCGTGATCCGTTACGACGTCAACCCGACATACTGGGGACCGAAGCCCAAGGTGGACCGGCTGATCTACGCCATCACGCCCGATGCCTCGGTGCGCGCGCAGAAGATCAAGGCGGGTGAATGCCAGATCGCGTTGTCGCCGAAGCCGCAGGACGTGCTCGACGCGAAGAAGGACAGTTCAATGAAAGTGGTCGAAACACCGGCCTTCATGACGGCGTTCGTCGCGTTGAACACGCAGAAGAAGCCGCTCGATAACCCCAAGGTGCGCCAGGCGTTGAACGTTGCGTTTGATCGTACGACCTACCTGAAGACCGTCTTCGAAAACACGGCCACGCCCGCTGTGAATCCGTATCCGCCGAACACATGGAGCTATGACAAGCAGATCACGGCGTATCCGTATTCAGTCAATCGCGCGAAGAAGCTGCTCGCCGATGCGGGCTTTCCGAATGGCTTCGACACTACCATCTGGGTGCGTCCGAATGGCAGCGTGCTGAATCCGAATCCGAAGGTAGGCGCCGAGTTGCTGCAAGCGGATCTGGCGAAGATCGGCGTGAAGGCGCAGGTGAAGGTGATTGAATGGGGCGAGCTGATCAAGGAAGCGAAGCAGGGTCAGCACGACATGTTGTTCATGGGCTGGGCCGGTGACAACGGTGACCCGGATAATTATCTGTCGCCGCTCTTCAGTTGCGCCGCGGTGCGTTCGGGCATCAACTTCGCGCGCTTCTGCGACCCGACGCTCGACCGGTTGATCGATGAAGGCAAGGCAACCGCCGATACAAGCCAGCGGACCAAGGCTTATACCGAAGCGCAGCAGATTATTCACGACCAGGCGCTGTGGATTCCGCTCGGTTATCCGACGGCAGCGGCGCTTACGCGCAGCAATGTCAGCGGGTATCGAGTGAGTCCGTTCGGACGACAGAACTTCTCGAACGTCGAGGTTCAATAG
- a CDS encoding sodium:calcium antiporter, translated as MTMLFLQLAVMLVVILAASELFTNALEHLGEKLGISEGVTGSLFAAIGTALPETTVPIIALMGGTASRAVNEEIGVGAILGAPLMLATLSTCLMAVAVLKTRGLKGVVAPEHSGFTRDLNFFLCAFLIAAGAMFVPHHAWEVRALFAVGLVGVYVAYVITTFRASANLVEKGHGTEAPERLLISRFGLPTSLATIVLQMVLGTALLVGGAKGFIAGVEGVSHVLGISALLLSLIIIPIATELPEKVNSIIWARRGKDTLAFGNITGAMVFQGTLLPGIGIMLTPWEPRVEVMTGVFITLAAAAWLRLNAKKGGIVLWALLVNGGLYALYLLLTLGR; from the coding sequence ATGACGATGCTTTTCCTGCAACTCGCGGTCATGCTCGTGGTGATCCTGGCGGCGTCGGAACTCTTCACCAACGCGCTCGAACATCTCGGCGAAAAGCTCGGCATCTCCGAAGGGGTTACCGGTTCGCTGTTCGCGGCTATCGGCACGGCGCTGCCGGAAACCACGGTGCCGATCATCGCGTTGATGGGCGGCACGGCGAGCCGCGCGGTGAACGAGGAAATCGGCGTGGGCGCGATCCTCGGCGCGCCGTTGATGCTTGCCACGTTGTCGACGTGCCTGATGGCCGTCGCCGTGCTCAAGACGCGCGGCCTCAAGGGGGTCGTCGCGCCCGAACATAGCGGTTTCACCCGCGATCTCAACTTCTTCCTGTGTGCTTTCCTGATTGCCGCCGGCGCCATGTTCGTGCCGCATCACGCATGGGAAGTCCGCGCGTTATTTGCTGTGGGATTGGTCGGTGTGTATGTCGCGTATGTGATCACGACGTTCCGCGCGTCCGCCAATCTTGTTGAGAAGGGCCATGGCACTGAAGCGCCCGAACGGCTGCTGATCTCGCGCTTCGGGTTGCCTACTTCGCTCGCGACCATCGTGCTGCAGATGGTTCTGGGCACGGCGCTGCTGGTTGGTGGTGCGAAGGGGTTTATCGCCGGCGTGGAAGGCGTCTCGCATGTGCTGGGGATATCGGCGCTGCTGCTTTCGCTGATCATCATTCCGATCGCGACTGAGCTGCCCGAGAAGGTCAATAGCATCATCTGGGCGCGACGCGGCAAGGACACGCTGGCGTTCGGCAACATCACCGGCGCGATGGTTTTCCAGGGCACGCTGCTGCCGGGTATCGGCATCATGCTGACGCCTTGGGAGCCGCGCGTGGAGGTGATGACGGGCGTTTTCATCACGCTCGCGGCAGCGGCGTGGCTGCGCTTGAACGCGAAGAAGGGTGGGATCGTGCTGTGGGCGCTCCTGGTGAACGGCGGGCTTTATGCTCTGTATCTGCTGCTGACGCTGGGACGCTAA
- the fliT gene encoding flagellar protein FliT — protein MEQNSLIDRLLGLTLAIQHAAAMADWQEAARLTEERTPLFMELTPEQDATAIEVINRIQAIDAAIAADAKTTQSELQIEYSSAMKKVQAASKYHQAAKF, from the coding sequence ATGGAACAGAACAGTTTGATCGACCGCTTGCTGGGGTTGACGCTCGCGATCCAGCATGCGGCGGCCATGGCGGACTGGCAGGAAGCCGCCCGTCTGACTGAAGAGCGGACCCCGCTTTTCATGGAGTTGACGCCGGAACAAGACGCTACGGCAATAGAGGTGATCAACAGGATCCAGGCAATCGATGCCGCCATTGCCGCCGACGCGAAGACAACGCAATCGGAATTGCAGATTGAATACAGCTCGGCGATGAAGAAGGTCCAGGCGGCCAGCAAGTATCACCAGGCCGCCAAGTTCTGA
- the fliD gene encoding flagellar filament capping protein FliD, with protein MSTISSASSSAAASAAATIAATQAAEQAAAQSIISGSTGNSSLDVSSLVTSLVNAKVAGQTATLSAQQTNDNTQLSAIGALQAALSALQAGIASLSNGTALGQFTATASGTGLTATAASTASAGSYSVAVTQVASSQTLSSAAFGSTTALGTGTMNISVGSQSMSIAITSSNNTISGIASAINSASNNPGVSATVVTGTDGAHLVLRSSTTGASNTISVGVTGVANDAGLSSLGVTSTAGTGGAASTITSAVSTGAWTQTAAAQDAAFTIDGTAATSSTNTVTSALQGVTLNLTAAAIGTPAGTAQTLTVAQDTSSASTAINNFVSLYNTLVTTYGQVGNDNSAAASTQGGVLATNPMLTTIQNTLAGIIDSGVKNGNSTISLGSIGITLQGQATSTQPAGSLVVNATQLAAALQSNPSGVAALFNSTTGVAAQMTTSLNSFLATGGLVANSQSAVNTDLTSITTQQTALTAYTAQLTSQYQAEFTALNTLMATMNNNAQYLTQLFGGANSAGALASANNS; from the coding sequence ATGTCGACGATTTCCAGCGCTTCCAGTTCGGCCGCGGCCTCAGCAGCCGCCACCATAGCCGCTACCCAGGCAGCCGAACAAGCGGCCGCGCAATCCATCATCAGCGGTTCCACGGGCAATTCGTCGCTGGATGTCTCGTCGCTGGTCACGAGCCTCGTCAACGCGAAGGTGGCGGGCCAGACGGCCACGCTCTCCGCACAACAGACGAACGACAACACTCAACTTTCAGCGATCGGCGCGTTGCAAGCGGCACTGTCCGCGTTGCAGGCCGGCATTGCTTCACTATCGAACGGTACCGCTCTCGGCCAGTTCACCGCGACCGCGAGCGGTACCGGACTGACGGCAACGGCTGCCAGCACTGCGTCGGCGGGCTCCTATTCTGTTGCGGTCACGCAAGTCGCCAGCTCGCAAACACTCTCATCGGCGGCGTTCGGCAGCACGACGGCGCTCGGTACCGGCACGATGAACATCTCGGTCGGCAGCCAGTCGATGAGCATCGCCATCACGTCGTCGAACAATACGATCAGCGGCATTGCCAGCGCGATCAACTCGGCGTCGAACAATCCGGGCGTCTCGGCCACGGTCGTTACCGGCACGGACGGGGCGCATCTGGTCTTGCGCTCGTCGACCACGGGTGCATCGAATACGATTAGCGTGGGGGTTACCGGCGTGGCGAACGATGCCGGGCTGTCCAGCCTCGGCGTTACGTCCACCGCCGGCACCGGTGGGGCTGCATCGACCATCACGTCAGCAGTGAGCACGGGCGCGTGGACGCAAACCGCGGCCGCACAAGACGCCGCGTTCACGATCGACGGGACAGCAGCGACAAGTTCCACCAACACGGTGACCTCCGCGCTTCAGGGTGTCACGCTGAACCTCACGGCTGCCGCAATCGGCACGCCGGCCGGCACCGCGCAGACGCTGACCGTGGCACAGGACACTTCGTCCGCATCCACCGCGATCAACAACTTCGTCAGCCTCTACAACACGCTGGTCACCACCTACGGCCAGGTGGGCAACGACAACTCGGCGGCAGCGAGTACGCAAGGCGGCGTCCTGGCCACGAACCCGATGCTCACGACTATCCAGAACACGCTGGCAGGCATTATTGACAGCGGCGTGAAGAACGGAAATTCGACAATCTCCCTGGGATCGATCGGGATCACGCTGCAGGGACAAGCCACCTCGACGCAGCCAGCAGGCTCACTGGTGGTCAACGCCACTCAGCTCGCCGCTGCGCTCCAAAGCAACCCGTCGGGGGTGGCGGCTCTGTTCAATTCGACCACTGGCGTGGCTGCGCAGATGACGACCAGCCTTAACTCGTTCCTGGCCACGGGCGGCTTGGTTGCGAACAGCCAGAGTGCGGTGAACACCGACTTGACGAGCATCACGACGCAGCAAACCGCCTTGACCGCCTACACGGCGCAGCTCACGAGCCAGTACCAGGCGGAGTTCACGGCGCTCAACACACTGATGGCGACGATGAACAACAACGCGCAATACCTCACGCAATTGTTCGGCGGCGCAAATAGCGCGGGCGCGCTGGCATCGGCCAACAACAGCTGA
- a CDS encoding flagellin has translation MLGINSNINSLVAQQNLNTSQSALSQAITRLSSGKRINSAADDAAGLAISNRMQTQINGLNQGVSNANDGVSMIQTASSGLAQITSSLQTIRTLAVQASSGSLSSSDQAALQQEVAQQIAEVNRVASQTTYNGKNVLDGSAGNVSFQIGANVGQTINLNLSQSLSAASMGTGLVTKGATVGTLTGLSLTSAGAATTGTATPAITTINVLSDGNGGFTFTDQNNQALSSAASTALFGAATSTTGTGTALALNVAATGALGTMTSVPAAATAATSSSVTALNAANSANNTTTSVASGTSLGTITGLSLTSTGGFVAAGESGATITSVNVTSNGSGGFTFADQNGNALSAGALSAIGTVTAATATTAASFTLAGTIGTATTAATTQGLASVAAITSTNAANVPSDVANINVSTTSGANAAMESIDNALATVNNIQATLGAAQNRFTSLSSAQQAQSTDLAGAQSQITDADFAQETANLSKAQVLQQAGISVLAQANSLPQQVLKLLQ, from the coding sequence ATGCTTGGTATCAATAGCAATATCAACTCGCTGGTCGCTCAGCAAAACCTGAACACGTCGCAAAGCGCGCTGTCGCAGGCCATCACGCGCCTGTCGTCCGGTAAGCGGATCAACAGTGCAGCGGACGATGCAGCCGGTCTCGCGATCTCGAACCGTATGCAAACGCAGATCAACGGCTTGAACCAAGGCGTTTCGAACGCGAACGACGGCGTTTCGATGATCCAGACGGCATCGAGCGGTCTGGCGCAGATCACGTCGAGCCTGCAAACCATTCGTACGCTGGCTGTTCAGGCGTCGAGCGGCTCGCTCTCGTCGAGCGACCAGGCAGCACTGCAACAAGAAGTTGCCCAGCAAATCGCTGAAGTGAACCGCGTGGCGTCGCAAACGACGTACAACGGCAAGAACGTTCTGGACGGCTCGGCAGGTAACGTGAGCTTCCAGATCGGCGCGAACGTGGGCCAGACCATCAACCTGAACCTGTCGCAAAGCCTTTCGGCCGCGAGCATGGGTACGGGTCTTGTGACCAAGGGCGCGACGGTCGGAACGTTGACGGGCCTGAGCCTCACCTCCGCCGGTGCAGCGACGACCGGCACAGCCACACCGGCTATCACGACGATCAACGTTCTTTCTGATGGTAACGGCGGCTTCACGTTCACCGACCAGAACAACCAGGCATTGTCCTCCGCTGCATCGACGGCACTGTTCGGCGCGGCCACGTCTACCACCGGCACGGGCACGGCTTTGGCCCTGAACGTCGCAGCGACTGGCGCACTGGGCACCATGACCAGCGTGCCGGCAGCAGCCACGGCAGCTACGTCGTCGTCGGTTACCGCCCTCAATGCCGCGAACTCGGCCAACAACACGACCACGTCCGTCGCCTCAGGCACGTCGCTGGGTACGATCACCGGGCTCAGCCTTACGAGCACGGGTGGCTTCGTCGCCGCGGGTGAATCAGGCGCGACCATCACGTCGGTCAACGTGACCTCGAACGGCTCAGGCGGCTTCACTTTCGCCGATCAAAACGGCAATGCACTGAGCGCAGGAGCACTTTCGGCAATCGGTACGGTTACCGCCGCCACGGCCACCACGGCTGCCTCCTTCACCCTGGCTGGAACCATCGGCACGGCAACGACTGCCGCCACGACCCAGGGTCTGGCATCTGTCGCCGCAATCACGTCGACCAATGCCGCCAACGTGCCGTCGGATGTTGCCAACATCAACGTCAGCACGACGTCTGGCGCGAACGCTGCAATGGAATCGATCGACAACGCACTCGCCACGGTGAATAACATCCAGGCAACCCTGGGTGCGGCTCAAAACCGGTTCACGTCGCTGTCCTCGGCACAGCAAGCGCAATCGACCGACTTGGCCGGCGCACAGTCGCAAATCACGGACGCCGACTTCGCACAGGAAACGGCTAACCTGAGCAAGGCTCAAGTGCTGCAACAAGCCGGTATCTCGGTTCTGGCACAAGCTAACTCGTTGCCGCAGCAAGTTCTGAAGCTTCTCCAGTAA